The Magallana gigas chromosome 6, xbMagGiga1.1, whole genome shotgun sequence genome includes the window ttaatgattttggtttttaatatagtttatttgAGAATGTCTTTGTAAAAGCATGTAAAACCGTTTAATCATCGAGGggagatatttttcatttgatagtttaagattttttaatatacagacaCATCAGGTAGgctattttattttagatttgtTTGATATGATTTTGTACTGAGGAAATTCCAGTAAATAGCGTATCGTGACGGACTtgtcaattaaattaaaacaatagttttatttacagtttatttacatattaacaAATATTCACTGCCAGAGCAAAACACAACACTAATGATGAACTTAAAGATATGTCCTCTTCAAGTCcctgggaagggggggggggggtgaaaatgATACAGAGAATGAGAGAGTTGGAGAGTAAGACCCGGGAAGCCATAAATCACCCATCATAGCACTTCCTGGCTAGagtcaaaataaacaattaaaccaATGATCCCCCTATTCCTACAGGTCTGATAAGATATCAGAGACCCACCAGctgcacagacagacagacagatgacatattaattaaagtctgtcccaagttattgcttccatcaatttttgatgatttttaataaaaatacacatacctgtgaaagaaatacaattgaaatcgatgaaagggaatatatccaagatatcttcaaagaagaattatcccttttcatgcactaataaaatttcacaggaacgaaaacagttttcttacggagatttgtaatgggaaatgtttacatcttttctccattcggaatacactcggaatccatcgcgcaattttttaacattatcatctgggcttattaatggctgatccAATGCAAAATCTcggtagactttcaatttttgaatgtgtattgaaacctgaagctgtagagggggcgtttcaaaacatataatctggacatttttcatattagtggatgaacgtagtttgagctcaaaggtatttactattattgaaatatcaagcaaaaagtagtggaagcaaaaactcggaaCAGAGTATAAGTGCCACCTCGACATTTAACGTTCACTCAGACTAACAAGATCTCtgataaacataaacataaattTGCCAACTTATCACAATGAAATTGTgacgggaggggggggggggtcctccCTGTCACCTGCATTGATGGATaactattgtttatatttacaagtttatttacataacaaacaCAAATTACACAATAGAAATGAAACACAGATAATATCAAAATGTGTCCTCACTCTTTAACATCCAAACTCATTCTCCTCTGTCTCCCTTGTGTTCCCTGGGTATTGCCATACCAGTTAACTCTCACTCCTTAGACTCTCTCATTACTCAACTACTCACTTTCATCTCTCAGAACTCTATCATGcacaatattaaaacaaatgaaaattgcagatattaactTAGAAATGATAAACTCATGAGAAACTCATGCTCTCTCACTTTCCTAACCAGCTGAAATGATACTGGCTACAACGCCTGCATCACGCACCTGCACCCTTATCAAAACCTTTCATACCACATCTTTCACTGAACATTTATTAGTGATAATTAACCCAAGGGGATGGGGCTTGGGTTTGAACCCCCAACCTTAAAAAATTACaggctttttgtattataaatgaCATTAAAGTACCcggaaaaaattgttaaaaatcgtGCATCAGGTGCAAGGTCTGAGGAGAACTATgtcaatttttagctcaccgagacgaagtcagggggagcttatgctataccctcggcgtcggcgtcggtgtcggcgtccgcgtccggacctggttaaagtttttgttgcaggtcctgtatctaagctattacttgtcctatcttcaccaaacttgcatggatgatgcatctggacctacttatggacttgatagacttggatgctgaatctgagtcctaaatttcagatgctggaggaggttaaggttgttggaccaggttaaagtttttgttgcaggtgccctttgatagcaatatctaagttactgcaggtccgtacttcaccaaacttgcatggatggtgtgtcttatgatactgatgcaccagacaggcttgagtgctgaatctgagctataggtttcggatgctggaggaggttaaggtttttggagcaggttaaagtttttgttgcaggtgccctttgatagcaatatctaagttactgctggtcagtacttcaccaaacttgcattgatggtgtgtcttatgatactgatgcaccagacaggcttgggtgctgaatctgagctataggttacagatgctgaaggaggttaaggtttttagagctggttaaagtttttgttgcaggtgccctctgatgattatatcttagttactacttgtcctaacttcaccagacttccatggatggtgcgtattatgatactgatgcaccagacaggcttgggtgctgaatctgagccataggtttcggatgctggggGAGGTTatggtttttagagctggttaaagtttttgaaacaggtgccctctgatgatcatatcttagttattacttgtcctaactacaccagacttccatggatggtgcgttttattatactgatgcacctgacgggcttgaatgctgagtctgagccataggtttcagatgctggatatggtttagttttttggaacaggtcacatgtttaatagataatagtactatttcaaacttgcatagttgattaaactgtaatatgaatgaatcacataggaagcttcagatgcagagcttgatctccattatcaaggatgctaaaaaatatatcttagttattactggtcctaacttcaccaaacttgaaaggatggtgtgtcttatgatacagatgcacctgacaggcatggatgttgaatcttgGCCATattaggttgcggatgctggagcaggttaaggttttaattgctagtgccctctgatgataaaatcttagttattactggtctgaacttcaccaaacttgcatggagatgcgtcttatgtatactgatgcacctgacaggcttgtatgctgaatctgagccataggtttcggatgctggatgaggtttagtttttttggaacaggtcacatgtttcaTAGATGataacttgcatagttgatttaactatattataaatgaaacacagaggttgcttcagatgcagagcctgatctccattatcaaggatgctaaagaaatctcccacctcactcaaacctgctcgttagatagatgtgtttgttgataaatgatataacatgattcctatgatatagtattgtatggtatgaaacaatattgtttaatatgatacaatataatatcatatgtaatataataaaaagtgatatgatatgatatgatattaaatcaattttttttatattttatgttatgatattgtaacatgatatcgttatgtttagtattgtatattatgatacaatattgtataatattatattgtattattaatttattattttatcacatggtATTAtcacataagatattgcaaaatataaataaatattgtatcctatgatacaatattgtatattctataatattgtatcatacgatattgtataatatgatattagtttctgtaatatagaattatatcacatgaaattgtataatatgatactgtattattatataaatagtgcctgtttgggagggtaacagttgaaattgacaccccgagaaaaccattgtcaaccgacgcgaagcggaggttgacaatggttttcgaggggtgtcaatttcaactgttatcctcccaaacaggcactatttattttgttatactgaatgtcttttttaaaatttttaagaaaattttactgcttttatataggaataacgtgaattctacagcgaaccgtacgcacataattttcgcgcatggaatattttttaatgttacccgttgccaagtgcgttgctaacgctgagggttatagtaaatattattaactgcgtcttaaccaatcagatttcagtatttaacatgaaagtataacaatatataatatcgtatcatacgatattgtataatatgatattggtttataatatgatatattatcacatcacatgaaattgtattgtatgatattgtaaaatatattattgtatcatatgatacaatatgtataatataatgttgtattatatattttactttatcacataatattgtatcatttgtaaTGATACagtgttgtatcaaattatattgtatcatatgatacaatatcatattatgtttcaaaattgatacagtatcatacaatatcatactatattacacaatataatatcatatttttcaatgttatgatttattatgtaatatgatattgtaatataatactttgttgttttatatattatgatattgtattatgtgatcaaatacaataacgtataacacaatacaatgtcataccatactttacaatatcatatctcatcattgtttattatggtattttattgtattatatgatacatgttgtaaatatgataggatgcaatatttatattattgtattgattaacatatgaacatatgattatcatacaattttttaacagatgatatacgatattgtgtcaaaacagaatccatgaatatccaagatcataaagtatgattttcatttaatatgataaaggtggtctcataaaggtgaagtctcataagggtgatgtctcgtctcggtgagctttgtaatctgtgattacctatgtttttcattattgaatagatttcttacagaaatttaatttcattcttGTTAGTTTCACTGTTTAAAACAGGGaacatgaatatgaaaattttgaaccATATAATCTGTCCCATGATATTTATGCAgcttattttctaaaattattcgatatttatatatatacctcagggttcaaactaggttcattcaatagtacgaaaattccaagatttcttttttaaaatgcaccctctagcttgtcaaatgtgaatacatggttactaaaaataaaaagtctatggGAATTGAAGGATGATGAAAATACCCTgataataactttaaaaaattgtgcaaggcaTTCTGAGTGACTTcagaatggagaaaagatgtcacaTTTCCCTTTATAAATCTCGGTAAGAattaagaaatctgttttcattcctgtgaatttttccgagtgaaaaacAATGATGTGTCAATAAAGATGTCTTGcatattttccctttcattaATTAGGGTCTCGTTCTGCGGGcgccctatagtgatcagtctgtccatccttccgtccatctgtctgtcggAGATCTCTTgtccggagcatatcttctctccccttggccaaatctggctcatacttcacacaaagagagcctttgggtaaagggtttgcagtgaccttgaaccacgCTTCTAGGTCGAAGCTGAAGGTCATAGtagatttatatgaaaaatccttgtccagagtatatcttctctccccttggtccaATCCGTCTCAAACTTCACTCAATGAGTATCTATGGTCAAAGGGTGTGAagtgaccttgaatgaagtttgttggtcaagggtcaaggtcatatttgatcatgcaaaaattacatttttcagaGCATATTTATTCTCCACTTAAccctactgtaaattcctaattaaacacgagGAAGTAATattcgcgtaaaatcgcgagaagccctTCTCGCGAATTCTAGAATCTCGTGTTTAATTTTCGGACACATTTAAagtacatgaaactatgataataTTTTGGCATTTGCGATTTATTGTTCttgcgatttgatggaaaatcgttgaatcgcagaattaagtactcgcgtaaaataaggaatctacagtatttgacTCATACTCCACATAAACTGAGCTTTTGAgcaaagggtgtgcagtgaccttgttcttgtccagagcatatcttttctccctttggtccaatctggctcatacttcacttaCATAGTGCATATGatcaaagggtgtgcagtgaccttaaatgatgtttgtaggtcaagtgtCACGGTTGCATTGGATCatgtaaaattctttttttcagagcatatatatatactctttACTTGGCCCTATTTGGCTCCTACTTCACATTAAGAGAGCTTTTGGGTTAATGGTGTGCAGTGACTTTATAAtttgaaccaagtcaatgtgaaggtcatagcagatctctttataatcagttttagaccGTAGATTATTTCACatttgcttaatcttgctcaggttgaacaaaaatgcctgtatgtTAGGGATAATgagattgaattaaaagtttattgccagctggaaaatttcTAAGTTATAGGGCAAGGTCAAAGAAACATTctctgaaatgcttttcatCCTATTGTCCATAATTTAAGGagggccctttgagatggtcaccatctcaatgttgtctagttgATTTCTTCCACAGGtacctgtatttttattaaatttcatccaattGTGCTGTGTTAATGTCTTGGGACAGACTGTAGGTTTGTGTGATTATTGATACTTATTACACATGATACATCATGTGAtggtataaatatttaaaattaaattattcctTTTAGCAGAGAATCATGGAGTCCGATAGTTTAATGGCGCTGATGAATCATTTCTGTGAAAAGTTAGACGGTATCAGATTCATGGTGGACCTGAAGACCAACAAGAAAATGTGTGAAGACGATGAAGATGAAATAACATGTCAAGAACATATTGAAGATCTTGCAGAGGAGATTGATGGCCTCTCAGGAactttaaaagatattaagtCTGCTTTAAAGTACAGACAAACTAAAGTCAATGAATTGAAGGTAtggaccttttttttttttaaagaaaatgtcaatGGCCAGTAAAAAAGCTTGCTTAGATGCTTGACACTGTATGTGATTAAAGATAAATTAAAAGAGAGATATGTTCATTAAACATATAATTTTCCTATGGGAACATGTTGTGGATATTCGTTCATGTATTGAATATGGTATTTTTCAtgcatttaattatttcttCTGAAACATTACGGTatataacttgaaaaaaaaattccatttctttacatgtttttcatttttgcatCATTAATAATATGTACCGGTTTTGGTTTTGTACTGTTTTAGGCATTAACTGAGAGCATTGATGTTGGCTGTTTGCAACACATGGTGGATAACCTTCCTACACACCTACCAAAACCAGTCAAACCAGATCCACCACAACAAAAGTATAAAAGTAGATTCATACAAACAGGAATCTTTAAATATACTATTTGAGTgaaagtttttgtgtaaataagatttcaaaaataaccacactaaacaaacaaaaaatatgtgaataaatGTTGTCAAGTAATACAAAATTTAATCCTTAATATTGAGTACagtaaaccaaattttattcgTATGCGAGATATTTTCACAAGGTTCGTGAGAGTTCTGTTAAAGTTTGATGTTGTTTGTTGCTTTTTCTTTGAGAGTTGgggaataaaattttattttttagactGATTTCCTTTTGGTCTGTATTTTAcatgaatgaaaaatgaaatagaagtatggatattgttatatatttgaattttcatgtattttaattctttagCAAGTGTTGTGAAGATGAAATTACTGCAGCACCAGTAAGGAGAACTTCATCCTCAGAGGACAAAGAAAACAACCCAAAGAAACGAGGGCCCTCCAGGGGAAGAAGGCCTGCCAAAAATGTGTATATCCCCACCCTGGTGTACATCACGGTGGAAGAATTTGAAGGGGTCCCAAAGTAAGACAATGCTGTGTGATCACTTTGATGCATATTCATGGAGTTAATCTTTGTTCTTTGTGTTTGCCgtatttcataattaatactcaagaaaaaaatatttaatgttgaAAGATAACCCCAAAACTTTTTTCCTTAGACATAGCTTCATTATATTCAGTATGAAatcataattaataatttttagtCACATATTGTGTAAATGGAAATTGTTAAATGGTTAAGGTGGcacactacaccttgaaatattttctcaaatcagcagaaaattacttgattataatAGATATCATAATAGATAAGAATTATTCAAGTCATATgggcaaaaaatgtgcaattttggatgaaaaattacatttccgaaaatttaattcagtaaacatgaataAAAGCTCCAGGCagatttgaactcatgatctgtggttcggaagcccaatactttaaccactgagctacaaCAATAGACAACTGAATCGAacaatataaacagtttaacaaaacatttaaatcgccatcttgtgatgtagtgtcttaaaaagtataagtctaggtgtagtgaggtaccttaaagaaatattttattgttaggTTGAAGTAAATTTTAGAGTTATTCCCCCttctgtttgattttttttctgagcAAAGATGCTTTTACATCTGAAACATGAGTGTCAAACTTTCATTGTGGATGACTAGATACATGTGAACTGTAATGCTCCTGTATTTCACAATCATTTTCACAATGGATTCATCCACAGAGCAGATCATTGTGAACATAAACATTCATGTTTTCATCTTTCATAGATACATGAAAGGAAGAATGAACTACAGTCAAGTGAACACAGCCATTGATGAACTGAACAAGGCGTTCAGTGAGAAGTACAAAGTTCTAGGAATGAAGAGAACCACTCTGAACGATCTGAACAAGAAACGATATGAACGATACAAAGAACAGGAGTCCAAGGATACCAAAGGTCAGTTCACAAGGACCTTCTGTTTAACAAACCATGTTTGATCTACTACCAAGGTTCTCCATGAACCTTTTATAGTGTTATAACTGTGCACACTCTACGACCACcacagtaaaaataaaaattttaatagtACCACTGCCCGACATTAAAAATTCTGTGTGCCACTGTCAAATtcacatgaaatatgtttttttatagAGAATATTGTATTCTCATTTCAATGATGTCATCAAGTACTTGTTCTAGAAGTAGTGTATATCATATTCAATTTAAAGGAAATTGTATCCTCTCTTTAACTG containing:
- the LOC117689050 gene encoding spindle and kinetochore-associated protein 1 codes for the protein MESDSLMALMNHFCEKLDGIRFMVDLKTNKKMCEDDEDEITCQEHIEDLAEEIDGLSGTLKDIKSALKYRQTKVNELKALTESIDVGCLQHMVDNLPTHLPKPVKPDPPQQNKCCEDEITAAPVRRTSSSEDKENNPKKRGPSRGRRPAKNVYIPTLVYITVEEFEGVPKYMKGRMNYSQVNTAIDELNKAFSEKYKVLGMKRTTLNDLNKKRYERYKEQESKDTKGEHFIVDGDIKEFTNFKMDSVGRSVLTILRHVGRIKEIRGGKLTRYACIEVY